atatgtatatatatatatatagtatatatatatatatgttatatatttatatatatgtatatatatatatatatgtatatatatatatatatgtatgtatatatatatatatatatatatatatatatatatactatatatatatatatataatatatatctatatatatatatatatataatatatatatatatatatatatatatatatatatacatttagaCAACACACATACCACactatatctatattatatataatatatatatatatttatatatatatatatatatatatatatatatatatatatatatatatatatatatatatatatatatatatatatatatatatatatacttatatatattatatatatatatatatatatgtgagtgtgtgtgtgtgttttgtgtatttatatatatgtatatatatatgtgtgtgtgtgtgtgtgttgtgtgggtatatatatacacatatatatatatacgtatatatatatacatatatatatatatatgtatgtataacataataataaaatcatgCACAAAACAATATAGagtataattaattacttaaaatttaataaaaataatcttattcatcctgatttttaaaattttaataatacttatggtTTCCACATATCTTAGActagttttattttaatatttatatattctttATGGTCCTACATATTTTCTATTTACTTtacaaaaatagttttttttaattgtggtcctcatatttttttccactaacttctatttaatatttttttaatgtttatggtctccacttttccttaattacattaattattctataatataatatgtctattatataataaattttattttttttaatttcgtgAACAATCCTTGTAGGAACTTCATTAAGGAACGGATAGAGTATTTTTTAACCATAATAATCAACATATAagctaatttatttatttatgtgttaTAAGTTTGTCAAACATAATTGATATatttatcatttgaaatttatgtcACCAACatcttttcttattatttacttaaataattaatgtataatttattttaattgtatagttttttaatatagccaTGTAAGTACTGTATACGGTTATCTATAAAaatctatttcaaaatttttctttcttaatttattacaaaaaattgaacgaaaatgatttttttacataaataattaatatgttatccgATATttatccattgtaattaaaGGATGCTACATATCTTAATTGATTGCATATGGTAAGAATTAGTAAATAAGGTATTACAtgatatactaaaaatatatttgccGAATAAGAACATAAAAAGAGCGGAAAAATTTTTACTGTGAAGTCAACATGTATCATAGTTGtttctttattagtatattgtatagagATAGGTAGATAGATGTATAGATTCTATTTACTCCTCCTTTATTCCTATTACATACCCTATTTACTCTTagacttttattattatttgaggacaacaataatattttactttaatcAAATGTTGAAAGACCTATTTTATGCCCTATATTGAATACTAGTATAAAAACCCATGTAATAGACAAAGTTTTTAATAtaaagatatataaatatatttttaaatatatctaATGATAAACACGGTATACTAAAAATGAAGTAAGAATTGTTAAGATATTGTGATGTGAAATTATTTAATGATAAAACAAACTTGAATATATTGTAGATGACCTTAAACATAAGGAATGAATTTGtataataaacttaaatttttcggtttattcttttttaaaaaatagattactcaatttaaataatttttagagGGCTATAAATGACATATTGGTTAATTTTCTTTGTCACATAAGTCAATATCAaccaataaattttttaatctaGAAGGCTTCCTTGAGAATTACATgtaaaatttttcaatatttttattaaattctatgatgatatgatttaaagtttaaactaatTAACTATAGCATATCCCCAgttgtttatttttgttaatttacttttaaagactttatatatttatataattacatgatttagtatattatataataaaatatatattactttttaatCGAAAATGTCCTACTTTGCGTCTTCTTAttagaattaattaataactaagATACTACTTTTAAAGCAACAAATTTGgaaatcaataatttataccaacaCTTACTAAACTAATCTACATTGGAAGTCAAATTCAGTATCTTTGTTGGATAATATGAATCAATATAATATTTCATGACTATAATTACTATATAACATTATAAACTTCTATGATATATTTTGATAACATTATAAGATCCTATTATGAAAttgcaatttttaaaataaatccttaaaataaattaataatacacGATAAATTGACAGTTATTCTTCAAAGTTTATTTGGTTGCCATAAAATCTTTAGAATAACTaacccttatttttttttttgtgaaaaccTAGCTTGAAAAGATGTATTGATTTGGacaattaattgattaattaattaccaCATAATAATGTGTCTAATAAAATAATGACATTTAGTAAATCTCTCATAAGCTGCCATTTATCATtttacaacaaaattattaagttgtatgatccttaaaataaattaataatacacGTTAAATTGACAGTTATTTTTCAAAGTTTATTTAGTTGTCATAAAATCTTTAGAATAACTaacccttattttttttttgaaaacctaCTTGAAAAGATGTGTTGATTtggacaattaattaattaattaattaccacATAATAATGTGTCTAATAAAATAATGACATTTAGCAAAACTCTCATAAgctgtcatttgtcattttacaacaaaattattaagttgTATGATTGATCAACTTGTACGTCAGATAAACAATTATCtaatatttttaacaatttattaattttttattgtatttatgAATAAGTTTGCTAGTGCTGGTTCTATTTTTAGCTATTGAAACTAAAATTAGAGTAATTTTTCGTTAAAATCAATAATATACTCACATACTTCATGTTTGATATTTCATAAATTACAtgaataatttgagatataaTACTTCATACAATACCCCTCAATTCAAAAGTAAACCAAAGCTAAAGTGGTCTACAGAAAATTAAACTGAACCGCTTGAATGTCTTTCATATAAATCATATTCGACTAACGATTCCATTTTAGTAAAAAAATGTTTTGCAATTGAAATCATCGCCTCCTTAATTCTGTtacatatttttagttttaacatgggaaatttgaatgattttagtatatttttctttttataaaaatatcatcaataattttttaaattcttatttacacttaatttttcattctcacttaattttttttttattcttattctaACAATTTAAACTAGAATAAACATCGGCCAACATGTAAATGCTAACATTCATAAACTAGACTGTCAAAAAAATCATTTGAGTTTTAGATCATTTTTAATCGATCATTTTCATATCACACCCTAAAAAATTTGCTCCTAACTAGAAAATGAGTCGAAAATACCTTGGCCAAAACAAATACGAAGtaataaaatatgattttaccaaaaccaaaccaagttgGGACATGTTTGGCAAAATAACTTATGATGTAATTCTagcttattttattataaatggaTAGTTGAGTAATAAAActgtataataatttaaatattatttgataaattagacAATTAATAcaacttattattataaattaacaaTTTTTGAATAAACTATTTGTACGTGTGttcaaaattaatcaataaaataaattaactatTTTCATTGGTGTGGACTTATAGTTGACAACCCGGTGACTTATAGTCATACACAAACACTTGTTCAGCAAGGAACCTCTTTTTTGAGCTTTCTACCCAATTTCCCCTTCTTCCTTTTTCctctcattttaatttctactttccttttttttttcacacACTGTAAAACATTGTGTACTCCTCCTACTTATAACCATTTCTCTCTTCTCATTTCTCTTTCATTTTCCACTTTCCATAATCAATTAATTCCTgagaatagaaaaaaaaaaaaatgggagaTATCAATACACTGGCACTGATCAACTGTGATCCTTATCATCAACCTCTACAAACCATTCACCCACCATTAATCTCCTCCTACAACCATGAAATACGCCCACTCCTCGACGCCATTGACAAACTCCGTCACCTTAACGTTATGAGTGAAGGCGTACAGCTTCCCACCATTGTTGTAGTAGGTGATCAATCCTCTGGCAAATCAAGTGTACTTGAATCCCTTGCTGGTATTAACCTTCCGAGAGGTCAAGGGATTTGCACTCGCGTACCCTTAATCATGCGCCTTCAAAACCATCCTACTCCTTCTCCAACACCCATCCTTTCTCTTCAATATCTCGACACAACATTAGAAACGGATGAAACCCATGTAGCACAATCCATTGAATCTGCTACTATGGAGATTGCCGGGTCGGGTAAGGGAATCTCACATACCCCATTAACTCTAATAGTGAAAAAACATGGAGTGCCTGATCTTACCATGGTTGATCTTCCTGGTATTACCCGGGTGCCCGTTCTTGGGCAGCCGGATAATATATATGAACAAATCCAGGATATAATTATGGAGTATATTACTCCTTCAGAGAGTATCATTCTGAATGTGCTCTCTGCTACTGTTGATTTTTCTACTTGTGAATCGATTCGGATGTCCCAGAAGGTGGATAAAACTGGGGAGAGGACTTTGGCTGTTGTTACTAAAGCTGATAAGGCTCCTGAAGGGCTTTTAGAGAAGGTTACAGCTGATGATGTGAGGATTGGTTTGGGTTATGTTTGTGTTAGGAATAGGATTGGGGATGAAACTTATGAAGAAGCTAGAGCACAAGAATCTGATTTATTTGCATCAAATCCTTTACTTTCTAAGATTGATAAGTCCATTGTTGGTGTTTCTGTTCTTGCagagaaacttacaaggattcagGCTGGTAGTATAGCTAGATGTTTACCTGGGATTGTTAATCAGATAAATGATAAGCTGAGTTCTAGTATGTCAGAGCTGAATAAACTTCCTAATCCCGTTTCTTCCGGTGCTGAAGCAATTACAGCATTTATGACCATTTTAGGGTCTTGTAAAGAGTCTCTTAAGAAGATCTTAGTTAGGGGAGAGTATGATGAATTCGCTGGTGACGATGAAATGCATTGCACTGCTCGTTTGGCTGAGTTTCTCGATGAATTCTCGAGTGCTCTTATGAGTAAAGATAAGCCTGATGATGAGGGTAAAGTCGAGGATTTCTTAATGGAAGAAATTCAGATTCTTGAAGAAGCGAAAGGGATTCGCCTTCCGAATTTTGTCCCTAGAGCAGCGTTTTTGAATATATTGCATAAGAAGATCAGTGAGATATCTGCAATGCCAGAGGATTTTGGGTGCAGGGTTTGGGATtatgttgagaaaattgttCTGATTGTTGTAAGACAACATTGTGAGAGCTACCCTCAGCTCGAACTGTCCACTCGAAGGGCTGCTCAGAATTTGATCTCCAAAATGAAAGATCAAACAATGAAGAGAGTTAAAGAGATGATTGAAATGGAGAAAATTGGTGATTATACTTGTAACCCTGAGTATATGCTTATATGGAACAAATTAATGGGTTATCAGACCGAGTTCACTGAAACCGTGGGTAATCTGTATAGAAGCCATATGGATATTGAAGGTATAGGAAGAGTTTCAGTGGTGCATCTAAGAAAGTTTAGTGAGATTTTACAACCCGCATTCGATATGAAAATGAGAATAATGTCTTATTGGAAGATCGTATTACGACGATTAGTCGATTTCATGGCACTTCATTTACTTAGGAGCCTCCATAATCTGGTAGATAGGGATCTTGAAAATGCGATTATTAGTGAGCGGATTGGTGGTGGCATTGAAAAATTGCTCGAGGAATCGCCGACTGTGGCTAGGAAAAGAGAGAGGCTAACTAAGAGTGTGGAGCTGCTTAAGGAGTCCAAGGATGTGGTTGCTGCTATAATGGACAGGATTGCTTTAGCAGCTAATGGGTCATGTAATGAAATTCCAATATCTTAATCTACATCATGTTATGTTATTAGTATTAGTTCATCCCAAATTCCCAATCTAAGCTACTAGTTTGCTTAAGGGTCTTTTGTCTTGTCTTTCCTTTTGTGCTCATGTAATTTCTAAGGTTACCATTTAGGTAACTATTTGTAGATCTTGTGGTAATGTATGTGAGTTATGAAGCTTTTATGAGTTGTATTGAAATCATTCCTAATAGAGTATTTAAGTTAAGGATCTCTGATCTGCCTTAGAGCCAAAATGCAGTTTCAGTTAAAGTGACGAGTCTTAGGCGTGCTCAATGGCCGGATACAGGCTAGGCCAGACTTAAGAAAATATGGGTCGGGCGTGCTCAATGACGAATCTTAGCCCTTCTAAAAACAGACCGGATAAGGGCTCAAAAAGGGGAATTGCCCATTGAACATCCTTGACGACTCAGTAATGGAGGTGACACAAATGTACTACCAAATATTGGCCTAGACCATGAGAGCGATATTACAATAATAGTGGTTATACAACTCGACTGATATGATAAAATGCATTTCACACTATCTTTTTCGATTATAGGATAATAAACTTTGATGATGAACATCATGAAGACAGCTTCATTACAATAAGTCTGAACTCTGAACAAGTAGAATTCCAAAGCCTAGGGAAATTGTGAACACATACAAGCTACACATGAAGAAACATAGTTCCTTGAATGCATCTTTTTTTTGTGTATTAGACTTATTAAATCATTCATAGGCCCTGCACAAAAGATCGGA
This Amaranthus tricolor cultivar Red isolate AtriRed21 chromosome 13, ASM2621246v1, whole genome shotgun sequence DNA region includes the following protein-coding sequences:
- the LOC130798963 gene encoding dynamin-related protein 4C-like is translated as MGDINTLALINCDPYHQPLQTIHPPLISSYNHEIRPLLDAIDKLRHLNVMSEGVQLPTIVVVGDQSSGKSSVLESLAGINLPRGQGICTRVPLIMRLQNHPTPSPTPILSLQYLDTTLETDETHVAQSIESATMEIAGSGKGISHTPLTLIVKKHGVPDLTMVDLPGITRVPVLGQPDNIYEQIQDIIMEYITPSESIILNVLSATVDFSTCESIRMSQKVDKTGERTLAVVTKADKAPEGLLEKVTADDVRIGLGYVCVRNRIGDETYEEARAQESDLFASNPLLSKIDKSIVGVSVLAEKLTRIQAGSIARCLPGIVNQINDKLSSSMSELNKLPNPVSSGAEAITAFMTILGSCKESLKKILVRGEYDEFAGDDEMHCTARLAEFLDEFSSALMSKDKPDDEGKVEDFLMEEIQILEEAKGIRLPNFVPRAAFLNILHKKISEISAMPEDFGCRVWDYVEKIVLIVVRQHCESYPQLELSTRRAAQNLISKMKDQTMKRVKEMIEMEKIGDYTCNPEYMLIWNKLMGYQTEFTETVGNLYRSHMDIEGIGRVSVVHLRKFSEILQPAFDMKMRIMSYWKIVLRRLVDFMALHLLRSLHNLVDRDLENAIISERIGGGIEKLLEESPTVARKRERLTKSVELLKESKDVVAAIMDRIALAANGSCNEIPIS